The Gracilibacillus caseinilyticus genome segment CAACATGATGTATTGGAACAGTTAGACCATCATCTGGAGAACCGGCATTTGCATCTGGTAGCCCCGCCTGGTTCAGGGAAAACGGTATTAGGGTTAGAAGTGATAAAAAGATTGGAAAAGGCAACACTTATTATCGCTCCAACACTTGCAATCCGTAATCAGTGGGCAGATCGTTTTACCGAGCTTTTTTTGCAACAGGAGGAGCAGCCGGACTGGATATCAACTGATATTAAGAGGCCAGCATTTGTGACAATAACAACTTATCAAGGATTGTATGCGTTATTTCATGATTCATTACAAGCGCAGGAAACAGAGCTGGATGATTTAGAAGAAGAAGAGATTCCTCTCGAAAATGAAGCCAAACATGCTGCTATCGAGCGACTTCTTCAACAAAACTTCCAAACGCTGGTATTAGATGAAGCCCACCATTTGCGAACGAATTGGTGGAAAACAACGATGCACCTCAGAAATCAGTTAGATGATCCGACACTCATCGCCTTAACAGCGACCCCGCCTTATGATGTGGGAAAATCAGAATGGGATAAATATATCGAATTGTGCGGACCGATTGATGAAGAAATCGAAGTAGACGCGCTCGTTAAAGAAGGAGATTTATGTCCCCATCAAGATTATGTCTGGATGTCGTCCATGACAGCAAAAGAAAAAGAACCGATTGATACGTTTCATGGTGAAGCAGAGACAATAAGAACCGGTTTATTGGATAATGCAACATTACGGCAAGCCATCGAGAATCATCCATGGATACTATCAGAGGAATATATTGAGGAAAAACTAGCAAACTATCCATATTTTATAAGTATGATTATATATTTGAAAGAAGTTGATAGTCTCGCTTGGAAGAAGCCTTTTGAAATGTTGAATGAAAAAGCAGCTGATCTCCCCTCGTTTGACCTGGAATGGGCGGAGGAGTTATTAACCTTTTTGTTATACCACGATAAGCATATCGATCCGAAAGAAGAGCCGTTAATGACAATCAAAAAGCATTTATCATCGATCAAAGCAATCGAACATCGCAAAGTGAAACTAATGGCGACAAGATCGATAGAAAGAACTTTATTACATAGTGCTTCGAAGCTGGACAGTATTACGGAAATAGTACAATTAGAGAAAAACGCGCAAAAAGAGTCACTTCGATTAGTCGTATTAGCTGATTTTATTTATAAAGAAGACCTTGGCGAAGATAAACCATTGATTCGTTTAGGTGTGGTCCCTATCTTTGAAAAGCTGCGCAGAAACGTATCTGATCAATGTCGTATCGGTGTACTAACTGGTTCTGTTGTGATTGTACCTAAAAAGGTGCTCTCATTACTTGAGGAATATCAGTTGCGATTTTCTGCACAGATACTTGAACATGATGATCATTATGCAACGATTACATGGAAAGGTGCATCGAGACAGGAAATGGTGAAAAGTCATCACTAACATTTTTGCAAGTGGGGAGATTGATGTGTTAGTCGGGACAACAGCATTGCTAGGAGAAGGCTGGGATGCTCCGAGCGTTAATACGTTAATCCTTGCTTCCTATGTGGGAAGTTTTATGCTGACCAATCAAATGCGTGGCCGTGCAATCAGAGCAGAACGTGGCAATGCAGATAAAGTAGCGAATGTCTGGCACTTAGTCTGTGTCGATCCGCATATGTATGGCGGTGGTTATGATTATCAGTCTTTAAGCAGAAGGTTTCAGTCCTTAAATGGGGTCGATGCAGAGCTTGCAATTATTCAAACGGGCATGAAGCGCTTGCGAATTGCGAAGCCGCCATTTAATAAACAGGGGATCAACGAAACCAATCGTATCATGTCAACTCGTGCAAAGGATCGTATTCGACTTTTTGAAAGGTGGCAGGAAGCCGTCCAAAAAGGGGAAAAGAAAAGAGAAGAAGTGGAAATAAGTGCAAACCAACTGCCACGTATTTTTGAGTATCGAAACACCATGAAATCGCTATTCATCATGACGATCACTACTATTTTAAGTATTCTTTATTCCATCGGTGAAAATAGCTACCATCTTCATTCATGGAAGGAACTAATGGTAGCACTGATCATGGGTCTTCTAATCGGAATCGTACTATCCAGCCCATATTGGTGGCGGGCATTACGGATTCTCTTATTCAATTCCACACTTGAAGCAAGGATGAAGCATGTCGCTGAAACGCTCTATCAAACCTTAAACGAGATCGGAATCATCCATACGCCGATGAAACAGAACAAAATCATTATTCATAAAGAGGACTCGGGCGGTCTGTCCGGCTATTTAGAACACAGTACGACTCAGGAACAAAAGCTATTTATCGAAGCGTTGGCACAACTGTTGGACCCTATTGAGAATCCGAGATATATTCTCCACCGACAGTCAGGAAAATGCTTATGGATTCGACATGATTACCACGCCATCCCTGATGGAATTGGACGAAAGAAAGAACACGTAGAAGTCTTTTTGAGAAATTGGAAAAAAAATTAGGAAAAGCAGCATACATCTATACGAGAACACCAGAAGGAAGACAGTTATTATTAAAAGCCAGATACCGTGCCATGTCCAATAAATTCGTCACCAAATCAGAACGGCGCAGTGTTTGGAAGTAGAATGGGGGCTCACTCCATTCATACAAGTATTCCTGGTTTCAATTTGTCATTGTTAATGTGGAAGACCATATATGGATTATGTTACGTTTATAATAGTAGAAAAAACATTTAGTCATCTCACGATATAAACCTCTTAAGAGGATGTTCAAAACGCCCGGAAAAAATCGCTTTGATTCTGCGTGTATGGATAAGCATACATTCTGGTGCTCGAAGCTGCGCCTTGCATTTCTTTGCGATTTTTGCCCTCCTTTTAGAACATGCTCGATAAGCATCACGTGCTATAAGGATAATAGAATATGTTTAACCGAATAGGAGTTTTCAATAAATGGTATATTTTAAAATTGACAATGATCATTCAACGAGTGAATTGCTTCCGTCTTTTTCGCTCACTGTGGAGGAAACATCTACTACGTCTCTTTACTGTGATGCAGACATTCAAGGCGAATTACTAAATTTTTTACAAAAACATAATCACATCCGTGTTTTTGACCAAAAGGATGGATTGTATCAGCGATTGACAGTGGAAGACAATATCGCTTTTTTCCACAAATGGTTCCGTTGTTCTGTACCACTTCCTGAGATCCTTGTCTTATTTGAGCTGCACACCTGTGTTAAAACACCTTTACATAAATGTTCAGTATCTGAGGTTCGCCGTGTCCATTTTGCCAAATATTTTATGAGCGGGAGCAGTCCCATGATTTTTAGAGAGCCTATTTACCATATTGATATCCGCTCCATCAATACATTTATAAAAATGCTGCAAAAAATAAAGGAAAGTCATATCCCTGTAATCGTTTTAGTCTCTAACATGGAACATGCCTTATTGCTCGGTGATGTAGCATACAAATTACAAAACAAAGGATTGCAACAAATAGAAGTAGAGGATCAAGACAGTGATACATCTTCAATTGAATCGGAAAGCACGTCCATCAACTTGTTGAAGATCCCTGCAAAAGTAGACGATAAAATCATTCTTTTCGACCCACCAGAGATCGATTATATCGAAAGTCAGGATGGCAAAGCAGTGATTTTTATTAATGAAACATCGTATACCATGGATTCCACGCTTACCAAAATGGAAAAGAAATTAGAACTGTACGGTTTTTATCGCTGTCATCGATCCTACATCGTTAACTTGCAAAAAGTGCGCGAAATTATTACGTGGTCTAAAAATACCTATTCATTAAGAATTGATAATAATGTACAGTCCACCATTCCACTGTCACGAACCAAAATTCAGGACATTCAGGAGAAATTCACCCTCTAATTGGTACTGTTCAGCATTAATAATCGAATAGGAAGGATTATTTGACCAACATTTCACCTGTTTTCGGATACAGTTCAGCTTATCTCCAGTACATTCCGTACGAATTCGGCTGAACACCTCCTTGCATCAAGCTACAATGAAGGTACCACATCAAAGGAGGTATTCGATTGGAACATGCAATTGAAGTAAAAAACGTACGAAAGGTATTTGATCAAGTCATCGCTATTGATCATATTCATTTTCATCTGAACAGAGGAGAAATTTTTGGCTTACTCGGTCCAAGTGGATCAGGAAAAACCACAACCGTTAAAATGTTAACAGGAGAAATGAAACAGACACAAGGTGAAATTAACGTATTAGGAATAAACGCTAAACAATTTCGAACACCCGCGTTCAAATCCATGATTGGCATTCTCTCCGATAATAGTGCGCTCTATGAACGACTCACGGTTTATGACAACTTGAAATTATTTTGTAAATTATACAATACGCCGCTTACAGCTATTGATACGATTCTTAAGGAAGTTAATTTGGAAGGCGAACAGTCCAAAACGGTCTCCAAATTATCCAAAGGGATGAAGCAACGGGTTTTACTTGCGAAGGCCCTGATTCATAAGCCTGATTTAGTATTTCTTGATGAACCAACCTCTGCCTTGGATCCTGGAAACATTGCGCAAATTCACCGCGGACTGCGTAAGCTAAATGAAGCGGGTACGACGATTTTCCTAACTACCCATAACATGGAAGAAGCAACCACATTATGTGACAGGGTCGCTTTCTTAGATGGAGGAAAAATACAAGAACTTGACACTCCAGAGGCACTTCGTTACAAATATTCCACCCATGCCTTTCATGTCGAGACATTTGATGGGCGACGCTTGGTCTTTGAGAACGAACCAAATAGTGCCGAACAGATGAAAGAACTGATTGCAAATGGAGAAGTGAAAACAATGCATACGGATAATCCTACGCTTGGCGATATCTTTCTTGAAGTAACCGGAAAGGAGTTGGTTTGATGAATGTTCAACGTATTAGTGCCATTTTTGAAAAAGACAGTAAAGATTTTATAAAAAACATAACCTTACTGATGATGCCTTTCATCTCGATTGTATTAGCGCTACTTTATGACCGA includes the following:
- a CDS encoding DEAD/DEAH box helicase; this translates as MNHFPQGIAFCFPWRSYQHDVLEQLDHHLENRHLHLVAPPGSGKTVLGLEVIKRLEKATLIIAPTLAIRNQWADRFTELFLQQEEQPDWISTDIKRPAFVTITTYQGLYALFHDSLQAQETELDDLEEEEIPLENEAKHAAIERLLQQNFQTLVLDEAHHLRTNWWKTTMHLRNQLDDPTLIALTATPPYDVGKSEWDKYIELCGPIDEEIEVDALVKEGDLCPHQDYVWMSSMTAKEKEPIDTFHGEAETIRTGLLDNATLRQAIENHPWILSEEYIEEKLANYPYFISMIIYLKEVDSLAWKKPFEMLNEKAADLPSFDLEWAEELLTFLLYHDKHIDPKEEPLMTIKKHLSSIKAIEHRKVKLMATRSIERTLLHSASKLDSITEIVQLEKNAQKESLRLVVLADFIYKEDLGEDKPLIRLGVVPIFEKLRRNVSDQCRIGVLTGSVVIVPKKVLSLLEEYQLRFSAQILEHDDHYATITWKGASRQEMVKSHH
- a CDS encoding response regulator transcription factor; protein product: MVYFKIDNDHSTSELLPSFSLTVEETSTTSLYCDADIQGELLNFLQKHNHIRVFDQKDGLYQRLTVEDNIAFFHKWFRCSVPLPEILVLFELHTCVKTPLHKCSVSEVRRVHFAKYFMSGSSPMIFREPIYHIDIRSINTFIKMLQKIKESHIPVIVLVSNMEHALLLGDVAYKLQNKGLQQIEVEDQDSDTSSIESESTSINLLKIPAKVDDKIILFDPPEIDYIESQDGKAVIFINETSYTMDSTLTKMEKKLELYGFYRCHRSYIVNLQKVREIITWSKNTYSLRIDNNVQSTIPLSRTKIQDIQEKFTL
- a CDS encoding ABC transporter ATP-binding protein, whose protein sequence is MEHAIEVKNVRKVFDQVIAIDHIHFHLNRGEIFGLLGPSGSGKTTTVKMLTGEMKQTQGEINVLGINAKQFRTPAFKSMIGILSDNSALYERLTVYDNLKLFCKLYNTPLTAIDTILKEVNLEGEQSKTVSKLSKGMKQRVLLAKALIHKPDLVFLDEPTSALDPGNIAQIHRGLRKLNEAGTTIFLTTHNMEEATTLCDRVAFLDGGKIQELDTPEALRYKYSTHAFHVETFDGRRLVFENEPNSAEQMKELIANGEVKTMHTDNPTLGDIFLEVTGKELV